The genomic interval AGCCTCGTGGCGGCTCGTTCTCTTTCGCAACTCGGTCTCCGTTGTCCCGTGTATTTTGCCGTCAATGGCGTCGTTGCCGCTGCCGGCGGGAGCCATGAGGTCAAAGACGTTGATCCTACTGGTCAGCGCCCCATCCCCATCGAGATCGGTGTTATTGAAGACGGCCACCAGTTCCTCTTCTCCCGCTTGTGTGGTCTGGTTCCATTTGAACACTTTCGTGACCGTTTCGTCAACACCGTTCTTATTCCAGAGATTGTAGATCGCCTCTTCATAGACGGTAGCGGTCCCCTGTCCCTTGTCCAGGGGCGCTACACCGAATATGACCTCGACATCATGGACGGTTCCGTTCGGCGCCACCATGTCCCCATCTGTGTTGAGGGATCGATAAGTATCTTTTGCCACTTGCAGCGCCGTCCTTACGGTGCTGCCCAGAAAGGTTGGGTCTTCGGGCACCTCGATGACTGTGAGCCCCAGGCTTGTCAAACCTTGCTTGGCGAAATCCTTCTCTGTGGCCGTGGATGAAGTGTTGAAGAACAGTTCTTTCTTGGTCGGATCCATGCGGTAGTGCGTTCCTCCGACGGTATATCCTCTGTACTCGTCTTCTTTGGTGAAGCCATCGCCTTTCTGATCTATCCCTGCCACCTCTTCGTCATCAGCGCTGTTTGCCTTGTCTGTGCCGCCGTTGGTGATTTCCCAGAAGTCGGCAATGCCGTCGTTGTCCGAGTCCCTGGGGATCTGCTGCTCATCCCAGTCGAGGCCCACGGTGGCCTTCACTTTGGCCACGCCAAAGTAACTGATGCTTTTGATCTCAATGGATGCCTTGCCGGTAAGGGGATTTGTTCTAATGGTATGCGCCGAGGTGGTACCATCGGCGAATGTGAACTGATCGTGCTGCGTGAGTTCGAAAGTAACGTCCACAGCGACGGCTATGCCTGTATCGGCCGTGACGAGGATGATATCGTTCTCTCGAGGGAGATAGGTGCCGGGGTTCTGGTCGAAAGCCAAAGAGAGGGCAGGATTGAGGTAAGCCACGCCGGGGTTCGCCATTGACCCTGGCCCTGCGAGACCCAGCAGGATGGTGATCCCCAGAAGCCAATGGAGGACCCGCCCGGCCGAATGAGGGTGTGTCATTTTCTGCCTCCAATTGCTCAGGTGTGCTGAGCAAATTCAGCCCGAGGGCTGTGGATTGCCGTGAACCGTAACCGCTGCCCCCACTATGGCGGCGGTGGACTCACTGACCCCGAGGAGCAGCATAAATCCGGAGCCGACCAGGCCAGCCAGAACGGCGACGATCAAAGCCTTCAGATAGTGCATAGGCCGACCTACTCTCCTCCGACATCCATACGGTAAATCTTGCCCGACCTCCAATCAGCACACCACAGATATCTGCCATCCCAAGCCAGGCCCCCAGGGTAATCGCTCAGGGCGTCCAGGCTGCTCACTACGTTCCCACTCCGAGGGTCGATTTTGTAGATCCTCGCCAGTGCGTAGTCGCTGAGCCACAGATAGGAACCGTCCCAGGCTATTCCAGAGGGGTGCTCTCCAGGGGTGTCGAAATTTGCTACTATCCTGCCACTATCGGGGTCAATCTTGTAGATGCTGCTGGTGCCATCGGTCTTCTCTTCCTTTCCCCCGTCCACATACCACAGGTAAGTTCCATCCCAGGCCAGATCCTCCGCATTACATCCCGGACCGGGGGCTTCAAACTTCTGGACAGCCTCTCCACTCCGGGGGTCTATTTTGTAGATGTACAGTTTCGCCTGTGCGCAACCCAAGGTGTAAGAGTTACCGCTATCTACATGCCACAGGTATTTGCCATCCCATGTTAACCCCTCCGGATCGGTGCCTGGAGCGCGGAAGGACTTGATCACACTTCCATCAGCAGGGTCAATGGCGTAAATGGTTTCGCTGTTGAAGTCGCAGTTCCACAGATATTGTCCATCCCAGGTTAGTCCCGTGGGGAAAGAGGAGGGTGTATCAAATTCCATCGCTGTTGCCGGTGGGGCGGCTGTGGGCATACGAGGAGCCTCGGTGGGCTTTGCAGGGGGTACTGGGGTGGGTGTGGCTGCGGGAGGGCGACACCCGACTAAGAGGAACAGAACCAACGTGCTGCCAACTATCTTCTGGGCCAACTTCGGGACATCCATTTTTTCTCCTTCGGCGATAGCCCGAGTTACACTCGGCTTCGCGCTTCACTTGGCGAATCAGGGATTCGCGTTTCCCAATTCCAGGTGTTTGTGAACAGGTGGCGCTGCCCCGAAGTA from Chloroflexota bacterium carries:
- a CDS encoding YncE family protein — translated: MDVPKLAQKIVGSTLVLFLLVGCRPPAATPTPVPPAKPTEAPRMPTAAPPATAMEFDTPSSFPTGLTWDGQYLWNCDFNSETIYAIDPADGSVIKSFRAPGTDPEGLTWDGKYLWHVDSGNSYTLGCAQAKLYIYKIDPRSGEAVQKFEAPGPGCNAEDLAWDGTYLWYVDGGKEEKTDGTSSIYKIDPDSGRIVANFDTPGEHPSGIAWDGSYLWLSDYALARIYKIDPRSGNVVSSLDALSDYPGGLAWDGRYLWCADWRSGKIYRMDVGGE